A single window of Macrobrachium nipponense isolate FS-2020 chromosome 31, ASM1510439v2, whole genome shotgun sequence DNA harbors:
- the LOC135206546 gene encoding LOW QUALITY PROTEIN: uncharacterized protein DDB_G0286299-like (The sequence of the model RefSeq protein was modified relative to this genomic sequence to represent the inferred CDS: substituted 2 bases at 2 genomic stop codons) codes for VKKKKKKKKKKKKKKKNLKKKKKKKKKKTKKKKKKKKKKKKKKKKKKKKKKKKKKKGKKKKKKKXKKKKKKKKKKKKKKKKKKKKKKKKKKNKKKKKKKKKKKKKKKKKKKKKKKKKKKKKKKKKKKKKAKKKKKKKKKKKKKKKKKIKKKKKKKKKKKKKKKKKKKKEKKKKKKKKKKKKKKKKKKKKKKKKSKKKKKKKKKKKKKKKKRKKKKKKKKKIKRKKKKKKKKKKKRAKKKKKKKKRKKKKKKXKKKKKKKKKKQKNK; via the coding sequence gttaaaaaaaaaaaaaaaaaaaaaaaaaaaaaaaaaaaaaaaaaaaaaaacttaaaaaaaaaaaaaaaaaaaaaaaaaaaaaaaacaaaaaaaaaaaaaaaaaaaaaaaaaaaaaaaaaaaaaaaaaaaaaaaaaaaaaaaaaaaaaaaaaaaaaaaaaaaaaaaaaaggtaaaaaaaaaaaaaaaaaaaaataaaaaaaaaaaaaaaaaaaaaaaaaaaaaaaaaaaaaaaaaaaaaaaaaaaaaaaaaaaaaaaaaaaaaaaaaaaaaaaaaataaaaaaaaaaaaaaaaaaaaaaaaaaaaaaaaaaaaaaaaaaaaaaaaaaaaaaaaaaaaaaaaaaaaaaaaaaaaaaaaaaaaaagaaaaaaaaaaaaaaaaaaaaaaaggcaaaaaaaaaaaaaaaaaaaaaaaaaaaaaaaaaaaaaaaaaaaaagaaaaaaataaaaaaaaaaaaaaaaaaaaaaaaaaaaaaaaaaaaaaaaaaaaaaaaaaaaaaaaaaaaagaaaaaaaaaaaaaaaaaaaaaaaaaaaaaaaaaaaaaaaaaaaaaaaaaaaaaaaaaaaaaaaaaaaaaaaaaatcaaaaaaaaaaaaaaaaaaaaaaaaaaaaaagaaaaaaaaaaaaaaaaaaagaaaaaaaaaaaaaaaaaaaaaaaaaaaaattaaaaggaaaaaaaaaaaaaaaaaaaaaaaaaaaaaaaaaagggccaaaaaaaaaaaaaaaaaaaaaaaacgaaaaaaaaaaaaaaaaaaataaaaaaaaaaaaaaaaaaaaaaaaaaaaaaaacaaaaaaataaa